From a region of the Mercurialis annua linkage group LG1-X, ddMerAnnu1.2, whole genome shotgun sequence genome:
- the LOC126681002 gene encoding protein SHORT-ROOT-like: protein MDIALFTPKQIQFPTISDDAYPSLAAPLVSLADMHSTNHNNNNNSHLPNTSHTSTSRSSDSVHDPIYGIGSSSGTTDHKWASKLLKECARAISDKDSTKIHQLLWMLNELSSPYGDCDQKLASYFLQALFCKATESGQRCFKTLTSVAEKSHSFDSARKLILKFQEVSPWTTFGHVSSNGAILESLEGETKLHIIDISNTLCTQWPTLLEALATRNDETPHLKLTIVVTSSIIRSIMKEIGQRMEKFARLMGVPFEINVINDINSLSELSAEALNVQEDEAIAINCIGALRLVDVDERSSIIRMFRSLNPRIVTIVEEEADFTSSRYDFVKCFEECLRYYTLYFEMLEESFAPTSNERLMLERECSRSIVRVLACDHEENGDGDECERREKGTQWSERLGETFTPVRYSDDVVDDVKALLKRYRSGWSSLVQDEQNGLYLTWKEEPVVWASAWKP, encoded by the coding sequence ATGGACATAGCTCTCTTTACtccaaaacaaatacaatttcCAACAATTAGCGACGATGCATATCCATCTTTAGCCGCTCCACTTGTTTCTTTAGCCGACATGCATAGCACCAaccacaacaacaacaacaacagtCATCTTCCAAATACTAGCCACACATCGACTAGCCGGTCATCGGATTCCGTTCATGACCCTATTTACGGTATCGGCTCATCTTCGGGGACGACGGATCACAAATGGGCATCAAAGCTTCTTAAAGAATGTGCAAGAGCCATTTCTGATAAAGATTCAACAAAAATTCATCAACTCTTATGGATGTTGAATGAGCTTTCTTCTCCTTATGGTGATTGTGATCAGAAATTAGCTTCTTATTTCTTGCAAGCTTTGTTTTGCAAAGCAACCGAGTCGGGCCAAAGATGCTTCAAAACCCTAACTTCAGTTGCTGAAAAGAGTCACTCCTTTGATTCTGCTAGAAAATTGATACTTAAATTTCAGGAGGTAAGCCCTTGGACTACTTTTGGTCATGTTTCTTCTAATGGTGCAATTTTGGAATCTTTAGAAGGTGAAACAAAACTTCATATAATAGATATTAGTAATACTCTTTGTACTCAATGGCCTACTTTACTAGAAGCTTTAGCTACAAGAAATGATGAAACACCTCATTTGAAGCTCACTATTGTTGTAACTTCTAGCATAATAAGATCAATCATGAAGGAAATAGGTCAAAGAATGGAGAAATTTGCTAGGTTAATGGGTGTTCCGTTCGAAATTAATGtcataaatgatataaacaGCCTCTCAGAACTCTCGGCGGAAGCGCTAAACGTTCAAGAAGATGAAGCTATCGCGATCAACTGTATCGGAGCATTGAGATTAGTCGATGTAGACGAAAGAAGTTCCATTATTCGAATGTTTCGATCACTTAACCCTCGAATTGTGACAATTGTTGAAGAAGAAGCTGATTTTACTAGCTCAAGATATGACTTTGTCAAGTGTTTTGAAGAGTGTTTAAGGTATTACACACTATATTTCGAGATGTTAGAAGAGAGCTTTGCTCCAACTAGTAATGAGAGATTGATGTTAGAAAGGGAATGTTCAAGAAGCATAGTTAGGGTTTTAGCTTGTGATCATGAAGAAAATGGCGATGGAGACGAATGCGAGAGAAGAGAAAAAGGTACCCAGTGGTCGGAAAGACTCGGGGAAACCTTTACGCCGGTGCGATATAGCGATGATGTTGTTGATGATGTTAAGGCATTGCTTAAGAGATATAGAAGTGGATGGTCCTCACTTGTGCAAGATGAACAAAACGGACTTTACTTGACATGGAAAGAAGAACCAGTAGTATGGGCTTCAGCTTGGAAACCCTAG